AAAGCAAATGACGAAGACACTTCCGTGCTCGAAGAAAAAAAATCTTTAAAAAGAGTAAGTGTGAAAAGCCTTGATAGAATCAGATTCAAACAGAAAACAAGAGGAATTCCGATTCATATTCAAGGAAATTTGATAAGAGTGTCATTCGAACCGGAGGAATATCTTTCTTTTTCTACTGATGAACCTCATAACAAAGAAGGTTTGTATTATTTATCTGTGGAAAGTTATTATGAAAAGGGAGAAATGGATGAAAAACGGAAAATGACGATAGGGAAAAGAATCTTTCATAGAAGGGGTATATTGACTTACAATGGAAAAAAATATAACGTTTATGCACCATTTCCAAAACCACATCTAATGGTGAAAGAAAAAAAATTTGAAAAAGACATACAATCGAAAAGAACTGTTAAGGGTATAAAAAACAAAGATCTGCCCGTAAAGTAACTCCCCTCTGATTGAGAACGCACCTTGCGAAACTGCGAAGTTTTTTGAATTTGACAAACACGAAGAGACTCGTGTTCTCCGGTTTAATATCTATAAAATATACTTACTTAAATCTTCATCCTTGATTACATCGCTGAGGATGTTTTTTACGGTTTTTTGGTTTATCTTAATTTCTTTAATACTTTCATCAGGTAAATTATAAAGATAATTTTCGAGAAGAATTGACAGAATAGTATGTAATCTTCTCGCCCCGATATCTTCCATCTTTGTGTTTGCGGTTGCAGCATAATCGGATATTTCCTTGATAGCTCCCTTTGTAAAACTCAGTTTGGATCCTTCTGTTTTTATCATTTCCGTATATTGCGTTATCAAAGCGTTTTTAGGTTGAACTAAAATTTTTGCGAAATCTTCTTTGGTCAGGCTTCGCAACTCGACTCGAATGGGGAATCTTCCCTGCATTTCAGGGATGAGATCAGAAGGTTTGGAAATGTGAAAAGCACCCGAGGCAATGAATAAGATATGGGTTGTATCCACCATGCCATATTTCGTGGGTACATTAGTTCCTTCCACGATCGGCAATAAATCTCGCTGTACTCCCTGTCTGGAGACATTGGGACCAGACTTCGATCCTGCTCCGGCAATTTTATCAATCTCATCAAGAAAAACAATTCCGTTCTCTTCAACATTTTGGATGGCAATTTCCTTCGCTTCATTCATATCAATGAGTTTTTTTGACTCAGAGTAAAAGAGGACTTCCAAAGCATCTTTTACTTTCAGAGTTTTTCTTTTTTTCTGTTTTCCTCCGGGCAGCATACCGGATAATATTTCATTCATATTGATGTCAAAACCTTCTATATCCATATTCGAGAAGACTTCAATTCTATGATCATTCACTTCATCAACTTTTATTTCAACATCTCTCTCATCCAATTTGCCCTCATTGAGCATTTTCTTCAATTTCTTGCGAGTTCTTTTCTGTTTGAGTTCTGCTTGTTCAAACTCTTTTTTTAGCAATTTTTTCTTCTCCACATCCTTAGTTGAGTGAAATTTCGGTCTTAAAGGTGGTAACAAAAGATCAAGAACTTTCTCGCTAGCTCTTTCTTGTGCTTGATCTTCTACAGCCTCCATCATTTCATCATTAACTTTGTTTAAGGAAATATTTACCAGTTCACGAATTATTGAGCCCACATCTTGTC
The nucleotide sequence above comes from Candidatus Cloacimonadota bacterium. Encoded proteins:
- the hslU gene encoding ATP-dependent protease ATPase subunit HslU; its protein translation is MENLKPKEIVKELDKYIISQDKAKKAVAIALRNRWRRQNVPGDLKNEILPNNIILIGPTGVGKTEISRRLANLVNAPFIKIEATKFTEVGYVGQDVGSIIRELVNISLNKVNDEMMEAVEDQAQERASEKVLDLLLPPLRPKFHSTKDVEKKKLLKKEFEQAELKQKRTRKKLKKMLNEGKLDERDVEIKVDEVNDHRIEVFSNMDIEGFDINMNEILSGMLPGGKQKKRKTLKVKDALEVLFYSESKKLIDMNEAKEIAIQNVEENGIVFLDEIDKIAGAGSKSGPNVSRQGVQRDLLPIVEGTNVPTKYGMVDTTHILFIASGAFHISKPSDLIPEMQGRFPIRVELRSLTKEDFAKILVQPKNALITQYTEMIKTEGSKLSFTKGAIKEISDYAATANTKMEDIGARRLHTILSILLENYLYNLPDESIKEIKINQKTVKNILSDVIKDEDLSKYIL